A window from Opitutia bacterium ISCC 52 encodes these proteins:
- a CDS encoding U32 family peptidase, giving the protein MNADLPLPETELLAPAGCYPSLQAGIAAGADAVYFGLAQLNMRARSRRSFGVQDLPEIMDICREGGVKACLTLNTLLYDHDLKLVFKLLESAAENKVDAVIASDMACIMRARELGLEVHLSTQLSVSNFESFKFYTQFCDRIVLARELNLSMIRKLYEQVVEADLRGPNGRPAEIEAFAHGALCIAVSGRCGMSQYTDNASANRGACVQNCRKEYDVVDKETGKKLTIDNNFVMSPNDISTIDFLDQLLHSGIKVLKIEGRGRAPEYVHTVITAYRRAIDAVHAGTYNQEFVEELLVDLKSVYNRGLSDGYYLGREQGWSGNYGSKATKQKIQVGKVSHFYNKLGVAEITSTGKVNVGDEYVIIGDTTGVVDGKIEEMRLDAGVIETVKPKDVFSIRVSKKVRKNDKIYLMKPVGT; this is encoded by the coding sequence ATGAACGCCGACCTTCCATTGCCCGAAACTGAGTTGCTTGCACCTGCGGGTTGCTACCCTTCCTTGCAGGCGGGTATCGCTGCGGGTGCTGATGCCGTGTATTTTGGCCTGGCTCAGCTTAATATGCGGGCCCGTTCCAGACGCTCGTTTGGCGTGCAGGATTTGCCCGAAATAATGGATATTTGTCGTGAGGGCGGAGTGAAAGCCTGCTTGACGCTGAATACCTTGCTCTATGACCACGACTTGAAACTTGTTTTCAAACTGCTTGAATCAGCGGCTGAAAACAAAGTCGATGCAGTCATTGCTTCGGATATGGCCTGTATCATGCGAGCGCGTGAGTTGGGTCTCGAAGTGCATTTATCGACTCAGCTCTCTGTATCCAATTTTGAGTCCTTCAAATTCTACACCCAATTTTGTGACCGCATCGTTTTAGCGCGTGAGTTGAACCTCAGCATGATTCGTAAACTCTACGAACAGGTGGTTGAAGCTGATTTGCGTGGCCCCAATGGACGCCCCGCAGAAATCGAAGCCTTTGCTCACGGTGCATTGTGTATCGCGGTGTCGGGTCGTTGTGGCATGTCTCAATATACGGACAATGCCTCTGCCAATCGTGGAGCCTGTGTTCAGAATTGCCGTAAGGAATACGATGTAGTCGACAAGGAGACCGGTAAGAAGCTGACCATCGACAACAATTTCGTCATGTCTCCAAACGACATTTCTACCATCGATTTTCTCGACCAACTTCTGCATTCCGGGATCAAGGTTTTGAAAATTGAAGGGCGTGGACGAGCTCCTGAATACGTGCATACCGTGATCACCGCCTACCGTAGAGCGATCGATGCTGTGCATGCTGGTACCTATAACCAGGAGTTTGTGGAAGAGCTGCTCGTAGATTTGAAGTCCGTTTATAACCGCGGGTTATCCGATGGTTATTACCTCGGTCGTGAGCAGGGTTGGTCAGGGAACTACGGTTCTAAGGCTACCAAGCAAAAGATTCAGGTCGGTAAGGTTTCTCATTTCTACAACAAGCTCGGTGTCGCTGAAATTACCTCGACAGGGAAAGTTAATGTCGGTGATGAATACGTCATCATAGGTGATACCACTGGGGTAGTGGATGGGAAAATTGAAGAAATGCGTCTGGATGCAGGCGTCATCGAAACTGTGAAGCCCAAAGATGTCTTCTCTATTCGCGTATCTAAAAAGGTGCGAAAGAATGATAAGATCTATCTGATGAAGCCGGTCGGCACCTAA
- a CDS encoding ferredoxin, with product MLRIIHKQPECIGCDVCCDVAPNYWFMNDEGLAELHSILKVKDTLQFGEGFEEDREALKEAEENCPVNIIRIED from the coding sequence ATGCTTAGAATTATCCATAAACAACCAGAATGCATTGGCTGTGATGTCTGTTGCGATGTGGCGCCCAATTATTGGTTTATGAACGATGAAGGGTTGGCTGAGCTACATTCCATTCTCAAAGTCAAAGATACGCTCCAGTTTGGCGAAGGGTTTGAAGAAGACCGTGAAGCGTTGAAGGAAGCCGAAGAAAATTGCCCAGTTAATATTATTCGGATTGAAGATTGA
- the tgt gene encoding tRNA guanosine(34) transglycosylase Tgt — protein MPDKSYTLLRQDGDARRGVFHSFHGDVQTPFFMPIATVGAIKGGVEAMEVRDLGFELILSNTYHLHVRPGEERVKAFGGLAKFMGWDGPILTDSGGFQAWSLAKMNQITEEGITFKSHLDGSPITLTPESVIDIQRSLGIDVAMALDECTDYPCSYDNAKASMERSMRWAARCKKHWQDTGADESMYLFGIGQGSFFEDLRSESAKILADLDLPGYAVGGVVVDFTRTHEAILPSMPHLPKDRPRYLMGVGTPLDILNAVELGIDMFDCVLPTRNGRHGKVFTTYGDVNLNAAKWKDSDQLIDEENDHPVSKKYTRGYLRHLFHVNESLGGRLATLHNLSFYGNLMKGIRQSIDEGRFAKFKANFIEKYSSGNA, from the coding sequence ATGCCCGACAAAAGTTATACATTGTTGAGGCAGGACGGGGATGCGCGTCGCGGCGTTTTTCATTCCTTTCATGGAGATGTTCAAACTCCATTTTTCATGCCTATCGCAACCGTAGGAGCGATCAAAGGGGGCGTAGAAGCTATGGAGGTCCGTGACCTCGGGTTTGAGCTGATCCTGTCCAATACCTACCACTTGCATGTGCGACCCGGTGAAGAGCGTGTGAAGGCCTTTGGTGGCCTTGCTAAGTTCATGGGGTGGGATGGTCCGATCTTAACTGATTCTGGTGGATTTCAAGCATGGTCCCTTGCGAAAATGAATCAGATCACAGAAGAAGGAATTACCTTCAAATCGCATTTAGATGGGAGCCCTATCACCCTGACTCCAGAAAGCGTGATCGATATCCAGCGTTCGCTGGGGATTGATGTCGCGATGGCTCTTGATGAGTGCACGGATTATCCCTGTAGCTATGACAATGCCAAAGCGTCCATGGAGCGCAGTATGCGTTGGGCTGCGCGATGCAAGAAGCACTGGCAAGACACGGGGGCCGATGAATCCATGTATCTCTTTGGGATCGGGCAAGGTTCCTTCTTTGAAGACCTACGCTCCGAGTCCGCGAAGATTTTAGCTGACCTGGATTTGCCAGGTTATGCGGTTGGTGGAGTGGTGGTTGATTTTACTCGAACGCACGAAGCTATCTTACCCTCGATGCCACATCTGCCCAAGGACCGTCCTCGCTACTTGATGGGGGTCGGTACGCCACTAGACATTCTCAATGCGGTTGAGCTGGGTATAGACATGTTTGACTGTGTTTTACCGACACGAAATGGGCGACACGGAAAAGTATTCACCACTTACGGCGATGTGAACTTAAACGCGGCCAAGTGGAAAGATTCGGACCAGCTCATCGATGAAGAGAACGACCATCCCGTGAGCAAAAAGTATACTCGCGGATACCTGCGCCACCTCTTTCATGTAAATGAATCTTTAGGCGGCCGTCTCGCAACTTTGCACAACCTGTCCTTTTATGGGAATCTGATGAAGGGAATTCGTCAGAGTATTGACGAGGGTCGCTTTGCGAAATTCAAAGCCAACTTCATCGAGAAGTATAGTTCGGGAAATGCCTGA
- the queA gene encoding tRNA preQ1(34) S-adenosylmethionine ribosyltransferase-isomerase QueA yields METADYDFVLPQELIAQDPVVPRDHSRMMALGRATNSIYHKRFYHLPECLQAGDVLVINDTKVVPARLFGTIPEVGSGKVEVLLLNESVHGTQRVMAKPGKKFQVGRSVVFDDQLQAEVVGLEEDGCRLLQFNCSPSELQLHLDRIGHAPIPPYINQSTATREQYQTVYARDPGSSAAPTAGLHFTPEVFKALEEKGVTVEKVTLHVGRGTFQDVKADKLEDHVMHSEHYELSSEVASRLNEAKQAGRRVIAVGTTSVRVLESSANEAGLLTPQVSDTEIFIYPGYRWKFVDALLTNFHLPKSTLIMLVSSFAGQSFVQEAYSEAIREKYRFFSFGDCMLIQ; encoded by the coding sequence ATGGAAACTGCCGATTACGATTTCGTGCTTCCTCAAGAGTTGATTGCACAAGATCCTGTTGTTCCTCGAGACCATTCGCGGATGATGGCTTTGGGTCGGGCGACGAACTCCATCTATCATAAGCGGTTCTACCACTTGCCTGAGTGTCTTCAAGCGGGTGATGTGTTGGTTATTAACGATACCAAGGTGGTGCCTGCCAGATTGTTTGGCACTATTCCCGAAGTCGGATCAGGAAAAGTAGAAGTTCTCCTGTTGAACGAATCCGTCCATGGGACTCAACGGGTCATGGCGAAGCCTGGGAAGAAATTCCAAGTTGGGAGATCGGTGGTATTCGATGACCAACTACAGGCTGAAGTGGTTGGGCTGGAGGAGGATGGTTGCCGCTTGCTTCAGTTTAATTGTTCTCCCAGTGAACTTCAACTTCACCTGGATCGCATCGGACATGCCCCGATTCCGCCCTATATTAATCAATCTACCGCCACCCGAGAGCAGTATCAAACGGTCTATGCGCGTGACCCTGGAAGTAGCGCAGCGCCCACCGCGGGTCTTCATTTTACGCCCGAAGTTTTTAAAGCATTGGAAGAAAAAGGAGTGACGGTGGAGAAGGTAACCCTGCATGTCGGCCGCGGCACTTTTCAAGACGTTAAAGCGGATAAACTCGAAGATCACGTTATGCATTCTGAGCATTATGAATTAAGCTCAGAGGTAGCGTCTCGCTTAAATGAAGCTAAGCAGGCCGGGCGAAGAGTGATTGCGGTGGGTACGACTTCCGTTCGAGTGCTCGAGAGTTCTGCGAACGAAGCGGGTCTATTGACTCCTCAAGTATCGGATACCGAAATCTTTATTTACCCAGGATACCGTTGGAAGTTCGTGGATGCACTGCTGACAAATTTTCATTTACCAAAAAGTACGCTCATTATGCTTGTGAGTAGCTTTGCCGGACAGTCCTTTGTTCAGGAAGCTTATTCAGAAGCCATCCGTGAAAAGTATCGTTTCTTTTCGTTTGGGGATTGTATGCTCATTCAATAA
- the queF gene encoding preQ(1) synthase, with product MNIDIFDNPKPDRDFVIQHVAEEFTSVCPVTGHPDFGKIKLTYIADEKCIELKTYKEYLQGFRNEGIYYEAVTNKILDDLVGLCSPRWMKIETIWTGRGGIHSNITAEYKK from the coding sequence ATGAACATCGACATATTTGATAATCCAAAACCAGACCGTGATTTCGTAATCCAACACGTTGCTGAAGAATTCACTTCGGTATGTCCAGTTACCGGACATCCTGACTTCGGCAAAATTAAGCTCACCTACATTGCTGACGAGAAGTGCATTGAGCTGAAGACTTACAAAGAATATCTTCAGGGGTTCCGCAATGAAGGGATTTACTATGAGGCCGTTACAAACAAGATTCTAGATGATCTGGTTGGTCTCTGTTCGCCAAGATGGATGAAGATCGAAACCATCTGGACCGGTCGTGGTGGTATTCACTCCAATATTACGGCTGAGTACAAGAAGTAG
- a CDS encoding 7-carboxy-7-deazaguanine synthase QueE — MKSLPIYETFYSWQGEGCHMGKSAFFIRLFGCPIKCPWCDSAGTWHPDFVPETIEKISVEALVAQAKEHQPAIVVITGGEPCIHDLTELTHALQTAGLKVNLETAGAYPIRGSFDWITLSPKEWEHPLDENLALAHEFKVIVDKAETIEFWEATLGDQLSKRPVWLNPEWSQRADPLILRTINSTVKNSQYDYRAGYQLHKLFAVDEEDSRSKPTTELRLSPNDT, encoded by the coding sequence ATGAAATCTTTACCGATCTATGAAACGTTTTACTCCTGGCAGGGAGAAGGCTGCCACATGGGAAAGTCCGCATTTTTCATCCGACTTTTTGGCTGCCCCATTAAATGCCCCTGGTGCGATTCTGCAGGAACCTGGCATCCTGATTTCGTACCCGAGACCATTGAAAAAATCAGTGTTGAAGCCTTAGTGGCTCAGGCCAAGGAACATCAGCCTGCCATCGTGGTTATCACAGGCGGCGAACCTTGTATTCATGATTTGACCGAGTTAACCCACGCCCTCCAAACCGCAGGCCTCAAGGTCAACCTGGAAACTGCTGGGGCTTATCCCATCCGAGGATCCTTTGACTGGATTACATTGAGTCCCAAAGAGTGGGAACATCCACTGGACGAAAACCTGGCGCTCGCTCATGAATTCAAGGTGATCGTAGATAAGGCAGAAACGATCGAGTTCTGGGAAGCCACACTGGGGGACCAACTTTCTAAACGTCCGGTCTGGCTCAATCCTGAATGGTCGCAACGTGCCGATCCACTCATCTTGAGGACCATTAATTCGACAGTTAAGAATAGTCAATACGACTATCGAGCCGGCTACCAACTGCATAAGCTCTTTGCAGTCGACGAGGAAGACTCACGCAGCAAACCGACCACAGAACTTCGCTTGTCACCGAACGACACCTGA
- the queC gene encoding 7-cyano-7-deazaguanine synthase QueC, translated as MKTVIVYSGGLDSTVLLYHLKKAEASVFSLSVNYGQRHSKELECAQIHTDLLGIEHREVDLSSINQLLEGSNLTDSSIAIPHGHYEEDNMKSTVVPNRNMILLSLATAWAVSKKADSVSYAAHSGDHAIYPDCRNEFAEALDKAIRLADWQEVYLNRPFVDITKADIVKLGSELNVPFEQTWSCYEGQEVHCGRCGTCIERREAFHLAGVEDPTEYSTEAPTLDVMISNDWRLK; from the coding sequence ATGAAAACTGTAATCGTTTATTCCGGAGGCTTGGACTCGACCGTCCTCCTCTATCACTTGAAGAAAGCCGAGGCATCGGTCTTTTCATTGTCCGTGAACTACGGTCAACGCCACAGCAAAGAGTTGGAATGCGCTCAGATCCATACGGATCTTCTTGGGATCGAACATCGCGAGGTAGATCTTAGCTCCATCAATCAACTTCTTGAAGGATCAAACCTGACGGACAGTTCCATAGCGATTCCTCATGGTCACTACGAAGAGGACAACATGAAGTCTACCGTAGTTCCTAACAGGAATATGATTCTATTGTCCCTCGCAACTGCTTGGGCGGTCTCCAAAAAAGCGGACAGCGTTTCCTATGCCGCACACTCGGGAGATCATGCCATTTACCCCGACTGCCGGAATGAATTCGCGGAAGCTCTGGATAAAGCGATCCGGTTAGCCGATTGGCAGGAAGTCTATTTAAACCGACCCTTCGTTGATATTACTAAAGCTGACATCGTAAAACTCGGCTCTGAGCTCAATGTTCCTTTTGAACAAACCTGGTCCTGCTATGAAGGACAAGAAGTGCACTGCGGTCGTTGCGGTACTTGTATTGAACGCAGAGAAGCATTTCACCTGGCCGGCGTGGAAGATCCAACTGAATACAGCACTGAGGCACCTACTCTTGATGTCATGATCAGCAACGATTGGAGATTAAAGTAG
- the queG gene encoding tRNA epoxyqueuosine(34) reductase QueG has product MDSTAALTAQCREQALELGFDVCGFSSVDVELHRDYYLKWIEEKQHGTMEWMERNNDRRLEPRNILPEARSIVVVGLNYYQDAPEMRGTIAKYALGKDYHKIMYKRLKRLCSWMREQGGAQKPYVDTGPVLEKPIAAEAGLGWVGKSTLLLHRKFGTFMFLGAIVTTLDLKEDSVENNHCGSCTRCLDICPTNAFPAPYKLDATKCISYLTIEHQGSIPMEYREAIGDRVYGCDDCLDVCPWNRWAQKTREARFLFPGLPDLAETLAWDEETFTEHFQRTPIKRLKLPRWKRNVCVVLGNIGTSKDLKALQPLAQSEDEMVAEHARWAIDKIEERSSACK; this is encoded by the coding sequence ATGGACTCCACCGCAGCGCTTACCGCACAATGCAGAGAGCAAGCCCTTGAATTGGGGTTTGATGTCTGCGGTTTTTCGTCGGTGGATGTGGAGCTGCATCGGGACTATTATCTAAAGTGGATTGAGGAAAAACAGCATGGGACGATGGAATGGATGGAGCGGAATAATGACCGCCGTCTTGAGCCTCGAAATATCTTACCTGAAGCTCGGTCCATTGTGGTGGTGGGTTTGAATTATTACCAAGATGCGCCAGAGATGCGTGGGACGATTGCCAAATACGCTTTAGGCAAGGACTACCACAAAATTATGTATAAACGCCTAAAGCGATTGTGCAGTTGGATGCGTGAACAGGGAGGGGCTCAGAAGCCCTATGTCGATACAGGGCCCGTTCTCGAGAAACCGATCGCCGCTGAAGCCGGCCTGGGATGGGTGGGAAAAAGCACGCTCTTACTTCACCGAAAGTTTGGAACGTTTATGTTTTTAGGGGCGATAGTAACTACCTTGGATTTGAAGGAAGATTCAGTAGAGAATAACCATTGCGGATCCTGTACCCGATGTTTGGATATCTGCCCAACCAATGCCTTTCCTGCTCCTTACAAACTGGACGCCACAAAATGTATTTCCTACCTGACCATTGAGCATCAGGGGTCTATTCCTATGGAGTATCGTGAAGCCATCGGTGATCGAGTCTATGGATGCGATGATTGCCTGGATGTCTGCCCCTGGAATCGTTGGGCGCAAAAGACTCGGGAAGCTCGATTTCTATTTCCTGGCCTGCCTGACCTGGCCGAGACCTTGGCTTGGGATGAAGAAACCTTCACAGAGCACTTTCAAAGGACGCCTATAAAGCGACTTAAGCTGCCACGCTGGAAACGAAATGTCTGTGTGGTGTTAGGCAATATCGGAACGAGTAAAGATCTGAAAGCCCTTCAACCTCTCGCTCAATCAGAGGATGAGATGGTGGCTGAACATGCTAGATGGGCGATAGACAAAATTGAGGAACGTTCTTCTGCTTGCAAATGA
- the cmoB gene encoding tRNA 5-methoxyuridine(34)/uridine 5-oxyacetic acid(34) synthase CmoB has product MSQPNYSSFLDSLRDSPLADWRPTLEKQIQPKLFESNDGHLEGWLKALDSLPGFNCQKIELAAELKLEGLCDSSIAESTLRTFHPWRKGPMHLGGVDIDTEWRSDWKWDRLKDEIAPLIGRTVLDIGCGNGYYLYRMLGAGAKLAVGIDPFLLFVMQFWAIKHFEPEVLPAWVLPLGWEDLPDVLPHFDAVFSMGVLYHRRNPDAFLRQLQNYIRPGGELILETLVIEGQKGAVLVPEGRYAKMRNVWYIPSVATLEATLTQSGWEKVRCIDVTPTSIDEQRSTDWMTFESLPHFLDPNDQTKTIEGYPAPVRAVFLANKPG; this is encoded by the coding sequence ATGAGCCAGCCCAACTACAGTTCATTCCTGGATTCGTTGCGTGATTCACCATTAGCGGATTGGCGTCCTACACTGGAAAAGCAAATCCAGCCCAAGCTCTTCGAATCTAATGACGGACATCTAGAAGGGTGGTTGAAAGCGCTCGATTCATTGCCCGGATTTAACTGCCAAAAAATAGAACTTGCTGCTGAGCTCAAACTCGAGGGTTTATGTGATTCGTCTATAGCTGAGTCTACGCTGAGGACCTTTCATCCCTGGAGAAAAGGGCCGATGCACCTGGGAGGGGTCGATATCGATACCGAGTGGCGCTCCGATTGGAAATGGGATCGTCTCAAAGATGAAATAGCTCCCTTAATAGGTAGAACGGTTTTAGATATTGGTTGTGGGAATGGCTACTACCTCTACCGCATGCTGGGAGCTGGTGCCAAGCTGGCCGTGGGCATTGATCCTTTCCTGTTATTTGTCATGCAATTCTGGGCGATTAAACACTTTGAGCCTGAAGTGTTGCCAGCTTGGGTGCTTCCATTGGGTTGGGAAGACCTGCCAGATGTGTTACCCCATTTCGATGCGGTATTTTCTATGGGCGTATTGTATCATCGACGTAATCCAGATGCCTTTCTTCGACAGTTACAGAACTACATTCGACCCGGAGGTGAGCTGATTTTGGAAACGCTCGTGATCGAAGGCCAAAAGGGCGCAGTACTCGTTCCAGAAGGTCGCTACGCCAAAATGAGGAATGTGTGGTATATTCCATCGGTGGCGACGCTTGAGGCCACACTCACTCAATCGGGCTGGGAAAAAGTTCGTTGTATCGATGTTACGCCTACATCCATAGATGAACAACGATCGACCGATTGGATGACTTTCGAGTCCTTGCCTCATTTCCTGGATCCCAACGATCAGACAAAAACCATCGAGGGCTACCCGGCACCCGTGAGGGCAGTCTTTCTTGCAAATAAACCTGGATAG
- a CDS encoding sulfatase, whose product MTSRATRLLITLCLLGLSTSSISLKAASDRDNSPNIVLFFVDDMGYADIGPFGARDYPTPHLDALADSGRRFTDFHVSAPVCSASRAALMTGVLNVRLGINGAYSPKAIEGLNPNEMTIAELVKQKGYATAAYGKWHLGHNPKFLPTSQGFDEYEGIPYSNDMWPQHPRYAHLAPDDPERFKVYKRLPFVKDEEVVNPDLQPEDQALLTRWATESALKFIDKNHEQPFFIYMPYSMVHVPIFASDRFLGKSGAGLFGDVVMELDWSVGEVIKSLENHGIREDTLVIFTTDNGHWASYGDHAGSAGIYRGFKHTNWEGGNRVPALMSWPGRIPANTNCDALSSTVDILPTIAKLIGAELPAHKIDGKDIRSLMFLQGSNATPHEFFPFYGRGELQAIRSESWKLVFPHRYSALNGRPGGKDGFPVKYDSNTAELALYNMDADPAETTDVKDQYPGIFKQLSAAADRYREELGDKLTKTTGNNLRTPGKLSPNEKRLEW is encoded by the coding sequence ATGACATCAAGAGCTACCCGACTTCTAATTACCCTGTGTTTGCTGGGGCTATCAACCTCATCCATCAGCCTGAAAGCCGCGTCAGACCGCGATAATTCACCCAATATCGTCCTATTTTTCGTAGATGACATGGGATACGCCGATATTGGCCCGTTTGGTGCCCGCGACTACCCGACTCCCCATTTGGACGCTCTGGCGGATAGCGGCAGACGATTCACTGATTTTCACGTGAGTGCCCCGGTTTGTTCGGCCTCCAGAGCAGCCTTGATGACAGGAGTTCTCAACGTCCGCTTGGGTATCAACGGCGCCTACAGCCCTAAGGCCATCGAAGGGCTCAATCCCAACGAAATGACCATTGCTGAGCTCGTGAAGCAAAAAGGCTATGCTACAGCGGCGTATGGCAAATGGCACCTCGGACATAACCCAAAGTTTTTACCCACAAGCCAAGGGTTCGATGAATACGAAGGCATCCCCTACTCAAACGACATGTGGCCCCAACACCCTAGATACGCACACCTGGCTCCCGATGACCCTGAGCGCTTCAAAGTCTATAAACGCCTCCCTTTCGTGAAGGACGAGGAGGTAGTAAACCCAGACCTCCAACCCGAGGATCAAGCCTTGCTCACCCGTTGGGCCACGGAATCAGCCCTCAAGTTTATCGATAAAAACCACGAGCAGCCCTTCTTTATCTATATGCCCTACTCCATGGTCCACGTGCCCATCTTCGCCAGCGACCGGTTTCTGGGAAAAAGCGGAGCCGGACTCTTCGGTGATGTAGTCATGGAACTGGACTGGTCAGTCGGCGAAGTCATCAAGTCCCTTGAGAATCATGGCATCCGAGAAGACACACTCGTTATTTTCACAACCGATAATGGCCATTGGGCCTCCTATGGAGATCATGCGGGTTCCGCTGGCATCTACCGCGGCTTCAAACACACCAACTGGGAAGGCGGAAACCGGGTTCCTGCCCTCATGAGCTGGCCGGGGCGTATCCCCGCCAACACGAATTGCGACGCTCTCAGCTCAACCGTAGATATACTTCCGACCATCGCCAAGCTAATCGGTGCCGAGCTACCTGCTCACAAAATTGACGGAAAAGATATTCGCAGCCTCATGTTCCTCCAAGGGAGCAATGCAACACCCCATGAGTTCTTTCCCTTTTATGGAAGAGGTGAGCTTCAAGCAATACGCTCCGAAAGTTGGAAATTGGTTTTCCCACACAGATATAGCGCACTCAATGGACGCCCAGGCGGTAAAGATGGTTTCCCTGTTAAGTACGACTCAAACACGGCTGAACTGGCCCTTTACAATATGGATGCCGACCCAGCAGAAACCACCGATGTCAAAGACCAGTATCCTGGAATCTTCAAACAACTCTCTGCCGCCGCGGACCGTTACCGCGAAGAGCTAGGCGACAAGCTAACGAAAACCACTGGCAATAATCTACGCACCCCAGGCAAACTGAGTCCTAACGAAAAACGACTCGAGTGGTGA
- a CDS encoding PQQ-binding-like beta-propeller repeat protein, with translation MRGIVFTSLILASQLASADWTQWRGSADGQGVITGKAPVTEWSETKNVIWKSKIHGSGSSSPVIVDGKIYLTAADPQTDKFFLHCYDQKTGKQLWERIAFWGEPLENLHKNNTHASGSAATNGEVITTLFGLKDALWLAGFTLDGKKLWDAEVVKVQSQFGTGTSPVVYKDKVIVMNDMEPNQMIVAYDINSGKKLWQTRRNEANKSGLHSYSTPRLFSVQGKDRLVTTGLEKVVVYDPETGKKDWEMDAGSNVTVGTPLINRRYLYVNGGWPQSGSTAIDLRKKEVIWKNRVNTYISSMVFYKDHIYGTTNRGEFSCVDAKNGIVVWRERFKEDVQASPFVAGGHIYLTLRGGVTKVIKADGDKYVEVSENEIRGTTDATPVVIDGLIYYRGDDTLYCIGKS, from the coding sequence ATGCGTGGAATCGTGTTCACATCACTCATTTTAGCCAGCCAGCTCGCTTCTGCGGACTGGACGCAATGGCGTGGATCTGCAGATGGGCAGGGCGTCATCACTGGTAAAGCACCGGTCACAGAATGGTCTGAAACCAAGAATGTGATTTGGAAATCTAAAATTCATGGTTCGGGGAGTTCTTCACCCGTGATTGTGGATGGAAAGATTTACCTGACAGCCGCTGACCCCCAGACAGATAAGTTTTTCCTGCACTGCTATGACCAAAAGACAGGTAAGCAATTGTGGGAGCGAATCGCGTTCTGGGGGGAGCCGCTCGAGAATTTGCATAAAAACAACACGCACGCTTCAGGATCAGCAGCTACCAATGGTGAAGTGATCACCACGCTTTTTGGGCTCAAGGATGCGCTTTGGTTGGCCGGTTTTACCTTAGATGGTAAAAAACTGTGGGATGCGGAAGTAGTTAAAGTTCAATCTCAGTTTGGTACCGGAACCAGTCCTGTAGTTTACAAGGACAAGGTGATTGTTATGAACGACATGGAGCCGAACCAGATGATTGTCGCCTACGATATTAATTCAGGCAAAAAACTCTGGCAGACCCGACGCAATGAAGCGAACAAGTCCGGTTTGCATAGTTACTCCACTCCTCGCTTATTTAGTGTTCAAGGAAAAGACCGTCTCGTAACCACGGGTTTGGAAAAGGTGGTAGTCTACGACCCTGAAACTGGGAAAAAAGATTGGGAGATGGATGCGGGATCTAATGTTACCGTCGGAACACCTTTGATTAATCGCCGTTACCTTTACGTAAACGGGGGATGGCCTCAGTCGGGATCCACAGCAATTGATTTGCGGAAGAAAGAGGTGATCTGGAAGAATCGGGTCAATACTTACATCTCTTCGATGGTTTTTTATAAGGACCATATTTATGGTACTACCAACCGAGGCGAATTCTCCTGTGTAGATGCAAAGAATGGTATAGTGGTTTGGAGAGAGCGTTTCAAAGAAGATGTTCAGGCATCCCCATTTGTTGCGGGAGGGCATATTTATCTGACTTTGCGCGGTGGGGTGACTAAGGTTATTAAGGCTGATGGAGATAAGTATGTTGAAGTATCCGAAAATGAGATACGGGGGACGACGGATGCAACACCGGTCGTGATTGATGGCCTGATTTATTACCGTGGAGACGATACGCTTTATTGTATCGGAAAGTCGTGA
- a CDS encoding PQQ-like beta-propeller repeat protein → MNTKCASKNLIVLVSLLSLLSTVKAFPSDWPEWRSNGLDGVVREVGFPKQWSADENILWEVDLPAPGNSSPIVFEDRIFVTCATEDGAERGLLAFNRGDGSLLWHRSISYQNDDPTHANTCAPSSISRQARHLDPIRAAERARGYDELTD, encoded by the coding sequence GTGAATACGAAATGCGCTTCGAAAAATTTAATAGTGCTGGTAAGTCTTTTAAGTCTGTTAAGCACGGTCAAGGCCTTTCCCAGTGATTGGCCCGAGTGGCGCAGCAATGGTCTGGATGGCGTTGTCCGGGAAGTTGGGTTTCCAAAGCAATGGTCGGCCGACGAAAATATTCTTTGGGAGGTAGACTTACCTGCACCTGGAAACTCATCTCCCATCGTTTTTGAAGATCGGATATTTGTTACTTGCGCAACTGAAGACGGAGCTGAGCGAGGACTACTTGCTTTCAATCGGGGAGACGGAAGCTTGCTCTGGCACCGGAGTATTTCGTATCAAAACGACGATCCCACTCACGCAAATACATGCGCTCCCTCGTCAATCAGTCGTCAAGCTCGACATCTAGATCCCATCAGAGCCGCAGAAAGAGCTCGCGGGTATGATGAACTCACCGATTAG